The Flavobacterium marginilacus genome window below encodes:
- a CDS encoding UDP-glucose--hexose-1-phosphate uridylyltransferase, with amino-acid sequence MKNFDINEDPHRRFNPLINEWVLVSPHRATRPWQGQNEKIHTDVLPEYDPACYLCAGNVRANGEVNPNYESSFVFENDFAAVKQEPILFEEDLKPTFFKAQPERGIARVVCFSPRHDLTLPEMELEGIENIVKTWQKEYTDLGNVDYINHVQIFENKGSVMGCSNPHPHGQIWAQSSLPTQVEKTQNSLKAYFEKNNSNLLLDYLQEELKVKDRIVIENDHFVALVPFWAIWPFETMIISKRHITKITEFTSEEVLAYASILKALTIKYDNLFETSFPYSSGIHQAPTDGEEHPEWQFHMHFYPPLLRSASVKKFMVGYEMMGEAQRDITPEKSAAVLKALSDIHYKNK; translated from the coding sequence ATGAAAAATTTTGATATAAACGAAGATCCGCACAGACGTTTCAATCCGTTAATTAACGAATGGGTATTGGTGTCGCCGCACAGAGCAACAAGACCCTGGCAGGGACAGAACGAAAAAATCCACACAGATGTACTTCCAGAGTATGATCCTGCTTGTTATTTATGCGCAGGGAATGTTCGTGCCAATGGAGAAGTGAACCCTAATTATGAATCGAGTTTTGTCTTCGAAAATGATTTTGCTGCCGTAAAGCAGGAACCTATTTTGTTTGAAGAAGATTTAAAACCTACTTTCTTTAAAGCACAGCCGGAACGCGGTATTGCAAGAGTTGTCTGTTTTTCGCCAAGACACGATCTGACGCTGCCTGAAATGGAGCTGGAGGGAATTGAGAATATTGTTAAAACCTGGCAGAAAGAATATACCGATTTAGGAAATGTTGATTACATTAATCACGTTCAGATTTTCGAAAATAAAGGGAGTGTTATGGGATGCAGCAACCCGCACCCGCACGGACAGATTTGGGCGCAGTCCTCTCTGCCTACTCAAGTAGAAAAAACTCAAAATAGTTTAAAAGCATATTTTGAAAAAAATAACAGCAACCTTCTGCTGGATTATCTGCAGGAGGAATTAAAAGTGAAAGATCGTATCGTTATTGAGAATGATCACTTCGTGGCTTTGGTTCCTTTTTGGGCAATCTGGCCGTTTGAAACAATGATTATCAGCAAAAGGCATATTACCAAAATTACCGAGTTTACTTCTGAAGAAGTTTTGGCTTATGCTTCAATTTTAAAGGCATTAACGATAAAATACGATAATCTTTTTGAAACCTCTTTCCCGTATTCTTCAGGTATTCATCAAGCACCTACAGATGGTGAAGAGCATCCGGAATGGCAGTTTCATATGCATTTTTATCCGCCGTTATTGCGTTCCGCTTCTGTAAAGAAATTTATGGTTGGGTATGAAATGATGGGTGAAGCACAAAGAGATATTACACCAGAGAAAAGTGCAGCAGTATTAAAAGCACTTTCAGATATACATTATAAAAACAAATAA
- the galK gene encoding galactokinase produces the protein MNDLLIKKTTDFFQETFGDAPEKIVLSPGRINIIGEHIDYNDGYVLPAAIDKIICFAFAKSNSKQSKIVAIDLNEEFEVDLTQEIVLSEVVWTNYILGVIKQLQDKGFSFEGFNCVFSSNIPVGSGLSSSAALECGTIFGIKELFGLQIPKVDIALTGQKAEHWVGINCGIMDQFSSVMGLENKVIKIDCKTLEYEYHNADFNDYSLILFDSNVKHSLMTSAYNERRQQCEEGIAIVKSNFPEIKSFRDCTEQTIIDLKDKMSHDVFRRSLFVVKEINRVIQACETLDNGNIELLGQLMFATHEGLSKDYEVSCEELDLLVDLAKAETAVIGSRLMGGGFGGCTINLVKKGQEQQIKDKFSKLYKEAFDIELKIYDVKIGNGTSLYEGAL, from the coding sequence ATGAACGATTTATTAATTAAAAAAACGACTGATTTTTTTCAAGAGACATTTGGTGATGCTCCAGAAAAAATAGTACTTTCTCCAGGGAGAATTAACATTATTGGTGAACACATCGATTATAATGACGGCTATGTTTTGCCAGCAGCCATCGACAAGATTATTTGTTTCGCTTTTGCAAAAAGCAATTCGAAGCAGTCTAAAATTGTTGCTATCGATTTAAATGAAGAATTTGAAGTTGATTTGACACAAGAGATTGTATTGAGCGAAGTGGTTTGGACCAATTATATTTTGGGAGTTATTAAGCAATTACAGGATAAAGGATTTTCTTTTGAAGGTTTTAATTGTGTATTTAGCAGTAATATTCCTGTTGGATCAGGATTATCTTCTTCGGCAGCTTTGGAGTGCGGGACGATTTTTGGAATCAAAGAGCTTTTTGGTTTACAGATTCCTAAAGTTGATATTGCATTAACGGGACAAAAAGCGGAGCACTGGGTTGGAATCAACTGCGGAATTATGGATCAGTTTTCGAGTGTAATGGGCTTGGAAAATAAAGTAATCAAAATTGACTGCAAGACATTAGAATACGAATACCACAATGCCGATTTTAATGATTATTCATTGATTTTGTTTGATTCGAATGTTAAGCACTCGCTGATGACATCGGCTTACAATGAAAGAAGACAGCAATGTGAAGAAGGAATTGCAATTGTAAAATCTAATTTCCCAGAGATAAAAAGTTTCAGAGACTGTACAGAGCAGACGATCATTGATTTAAAAGATAAAATGAGTCACGACGTTTTCAGACGTTCTCTTTTTGTGGTAAAAGAAATCAACCGCGTTATTCAGGCGTGTGAAACATTAGACAATGGAAACATTGAATTATTAGGACAGCTTATGTTTGCAACTCACGAAGGTTTGTCCAAAGATTACGAAGTAAGCTGTGAAGAGCTGGATTTATTGGTTGATTTGGCTAAAGCTGAAACTGCAGTTATTGGTTCAAGACTGATGGGAGGCGGTTTTGGAGGCTGTACTATTAATTTAGTTAAAAAAGGACAAGAGCAGCAGATAAAAGATAAGTTCTCAAAATTATACAAAGAAGCTTTTGATATAGAACTGAAAATTTATGATGTAAAAATCGGAAACGGTACATCATTGTACGAAGGAGCACTTTAG
- a CDS encoding DUF4982 domain-containing protein: MKKLISILVIFLAFTQVAMSQVREVKVLDTNWKFQKGDFAEVFNVNFNDSKWESVTVPHDWAIYGPFDKNVDIQNVAIVQNGEKAASEKTGRTGALPHIGTAWYRNTFTLPNNSKGKKILLLFEGAMSEPQVYLNGKKVGEWAYGYSYFYFDVSQFVQEGANTLAVKLTNKEFASRWYPGAGLYRKVSVIVKNNESIDQWGQFVTTPFISEESAKVNIKTKASGENTRLVTTIFDADGHKLNSEESDIQFGKEFDQNIKVDKPKLWSPETPYLYKAVSQLYVGKELKDEISTRFGIREIKYEANKGFSLNGKITKFKGVCLHHDLGPLGTAVNKAALRRQMTILKDLGCNAIRSSHNMPSFEQLELADEMGFMFLAESFDEWAKAKVDNGYHRFFNEYAEKDVVNLVQATRNHPSIVMWSSGNEVPDQWGEAGVKRAKWLQEIFHREDPTRPVTVGMDQVKATMESGFGALLDIPGLNYRVHLYDEAFKKFPQGFILGSETASTVSSRGIYKFPVVQKKMKQYPDFQSSSYDLEACSWSNVPDEDFVLQDDKPWVIGEFVWTGFDYLGEPTPYDESWPSRSSYFGINDLAGLPKDRYYLYRSRWNTKEATLHILPHWNWEGREGETTPVFVYTSYNSAELFVNGKSMGVQKKNKNTPQNRYRLMWMDVKYEPGTVKVVALDDNGKAVAEEEVRTAGKPYQIVLDADRKTITADGEDISFVTVSVVDKNGIPCPTAANQLKFKVTGAGTYRAACNGDATSLEIFHKDTMKLFSGKLVVLVKSTTAAGDIKLEVDGAGLKSGKLTLMSEK; the protein is encoded by the coding sequence ATGAAAAAATTGATAAGTATTCTTGTTATATTTTTAGCATTTACACAGGTGGCTATGTCTCAAGTACGAGAGGTTAAAGTGTTAGATACCAATTGGAAATTTCAAAAAGGTGATTTTGCAGAGGTGTTTAATGTAAATTTTAACGATTCAAAATGGGAATCGGTAACTGTACCGCATGACTGGGCAATTTATGGTCCTTTTGATAAAAATGTAGATATTCAGAATGTTGCGATTGTTCAGAACGGAGAGAAAGCTGCTTCCGAAAAAACTGGAAGAACGGGAGCTTTACCTCATATTGGAACAGCATGGTACCGCAATACATTTACTTTGCCTAATAATTCAAAAGGGAAAAAAATACTTTTGCTTTTTGAAGGAGCGATGAGCGAGCCTCAAGTTTATTTAAACGGAAAAAAAGTTGGAGAATGGGCGTATGGCTATAGTTATTTTTATTTTGATGTTTCTCAATTTGTACAAGAAGGAGCCAACACATTGGCAGTAAAACTAACTAATAAAGAATTTGCTTCCCGCTGGTATCCTGGTGCCGGTTTATACCGCAAAGTAAGTGTCATTGTAAAAAACAATGAAAGCATTGACCAATGGGGACAGTTTGTAACCACACCTTTTATAAGCGAAGAATCGGCAAAAGTTAATATTAAGACAAAAGCTTCTGGGGAAAATACACGTTTGGTAACCACTATTTTTGATGCTGATGGTCATAAATTAAATTCAGAAGAATCGGATATTCAATTCGGAAAAGAGTTCGATCAAAACATAAAAGTTGATAAGCCAAAATTATGGAGTCCCGAAACGCCGTATCTGTATAAAGCGGTTTCTCAATTATATGTTGGAAAAGAACTGAAAGATGAGATTTCAACACGTTTTGGGATTAGGGAAATAAAATATGAAGCTAATAAAGGCTTTAGTCTAAATGGAAAGATAACCAAATTTAAGGGAGTCTGTCTTCATCACGATCTTGGTCCATTAGGAACTGCTGTGAATAAAGCTGCTTTGCGCAGACAAATGACGATATTAAAAGATCTAGGCTGTAATGCGATACGCAGTTCACACAATATGCCTTCTTTCGAACAGCTTGAATTGGCAGATGAAATGGGTTTCATGTTTTTGGCAGAGAGTTTTGACGAATGGGCAAAAGCAAAAGTTGACAACGGCTATCATCGTTTTTTTAATGAATATGCTGAAAAAGATGTCGTGAATTTGGTGCAGGCAACAAGAAATCATCCTTCTATTGTGATGTGGAGTTCTGGAAATGAAGTGCCGGATCAATGGGGAGAAGCAGGTGTAAAAAGAGCGAAGTGGCTACAGGAAATATTTCACAGAGAAGACCCGACTCGTCCGGTAACTGTGGGAATGGATCAGGTAAAAGCGACTATGGAATCGGGTTTTGGAGCTTTGCTGGATATTCCGGGATTGAATTATCGCGTGCATTTGTATGATGAGGCATTTAAAAAATTTCCGCAGGGGTTTATTTTAGGTTCAGAAACAGCTTCAACAGTTAGTTCGAGAGGGATTTATAAATTTCCTGTAGTTCAGAAAAAGATGAAACAGTATCCGGATTTCCAGTCATCATCTTATGATTTGGAAGCCTGCAGCTGGTCGAATGTACCTGATGAAGATTTTGTGCTTCAGGATGACAAGCCTTGGGTAATCGGTGAGTTTGTATGGACTGGTTTCGATTATTTGGGTGAACCAACTCCTTATGACGAAAGCTGGCCGTCCCGAAGTTCTTATTTTGGAATTAATGATTTGGCTGGTCTGCCAAAAGACCGCTACTACTTATATAGAAGCCGTTGGAATACAAAAGAAGCAACACTTCATATTCTGCCTCATTGGAACTGGGAAGGACGAGAAGGAGAGACAACACCTGTTTTTGTGTATACAAGTTACAACAGTGCTGAGCTTTTTGTAAACGGCAAAAGTATGGGCGTGCAGAAAAAAAATAAAAACACACCTCAGAATCGTTACCGTTTGATGTGGATGGATGTAAAATATGAGCCGGGAACTGTAAAAGTAGTGGCTTTAGATGACAATGGAAAAGCTGTCGCTGAAGAAGAAGTACGTACTGCCGGCAAGCCTTATCAGATTGTTTTGGACGCAGACAGGAAAACAATAACTGCAGATGGCGAAGATATATCTTTTGTAACAGTATCTGTAGTTGATAAAAACGGAATTCCTTGTCCTACGGCGGCGAATCAGTTAAAATTTAAGGTTACGGGAGCGGGTACGTACAGAGCAGCCTGCAATGGTGATGCGACTTCACTTGAAATATTTCATAAAGATACCATGAAACTTTTCAGCGGAAAGCTGGTAGTACTTGTAAAATCGACAACAGCTGCAGGCGATATAAAACTTGAAGTAGATGGTGCGGGACTCAAGAGCGGTAAATTGACCTTGATGTCTGAAAAATAA
- a CDS encoding glycoside hydrolase family 53 protein, producing MKKTLFSIGILMAFAFSCSMFNKNESRPKINVFAKGADVGWLPQMEATGYKFFDTDGTQKDCLQLLKDRGINTIRLRVWVNPSDDKASGHCSKEETVTMAVRAQKMGMRIMIDFHYSDSWADPGKQNKPLEWQNHTFSELLNDVYFHTEDVLKALKKADVTPEWVQVGNEIPGGMLWPDGSTSNFNQLAQLLNKGYDAVKAVDKKIKVIVHLDEGNNSEKFRWFFDNAKANNVKYDVIGLSYYPFWIKTDYKENITDLANNLNDMASRYNKEVMIVEVGGIDTQEQNTYDMLAAVIKAVKAVPNNKGLGVIYWEPQGAKSWSHYELSAWKSDGKPSMALDAFKE from the coding sequence ATGAAGAAGACATTATTTTCAATAGGGATTCTTATGGCATTTGCTTTTTCATGCAGTATGTTTAATAAAAATGAAAGCAGACCCAAAATAAATGTTTTTGCAAAAGGAGCCGATGTGGGCTGGCTGCCGCAAATGGAAGCTACAGGATATAAATTTTTTGATACCGACGGAACTCAAAAAGACTGCCTGCAGCTGCTGAAAGACCGGGGAATAAATACTATAAGACTGCGTGTCTGGGTAAATCCTTCGGATGATAAAGCAAGCGGGCACTGCAGTAAGGAGGAGACAGTAACGATGGCTGTCCGTGCCCAAAAGATGGGAATGCGTATTATGATTGATTTCCATTACAGCGATTCCTGGGCTGATCCAGGGAAACAGAATAAACCGCTGGAATGGCAAAATCATACTTTTTCAGAGTTGCTAAATGATGTTTATTTTCATACCGAAGATGTTTTGAAGGCTTTAAAAAAAGCAGATGTTACTCCAGAATGGGTACAGGTAGGAAATGAAATACCAGGGGGAATGCTGTGGCCGGATGGGAGTACAAGTAACTTCAATCAGCTGGCGCAGTTACTGAATAAAGGATATGATGCAGTAAAGGCTGTCGATAAAAAAATCAAAGTTATTGTTCATTTAGACGAAGGAAATAACAGTGAAAAATTCAGATGGTTTTTTGATAATGCCAAAGCCAATAATGTTAAGTATGATGTAATCGGATTGTCGTATTACCCTTTTTGGATTAAAACAGATTATAAAGAAAACATAACAGATCTGGCTAATAATCTGAATGACATGGCATCCCGATACAATAAAGAGGTAATGATTGTTGAGGTTGGCGGGATAGATACGCAGGAACAAAATACCTATGATATGCTGGCAGCCGTTATCAAAGCAGTAAAGGCAGTGCCAAATAATAAAGGTCTGGGCGTGATTTACTGGGAGCCTCAAGGTGCAAAATCATGGAGCCACTATGAATTAAGTGCTTGGAAATCTGACGGGAAGCCGTCTATGGCATTGGATGCATTTAAAGAATAA
- a CDS encoding glycoside hydrolase family 53 protein, with protein sequence MKKVVIILSLLVLAVMQSACSGSDAPVTPVDPPVVADDFIRAADISFLPEIESAKVVFTNNGKAEDMLTTLKNSGCNTIRIRLWKNPADGHSGLAEVKTLAARVKQAGLKVWLTVHYSDTWADPGTQTTPDEWKNLSFADLKTAVANYTSTIITEINPDIIQIGNEINSGLLWPQGHLINQEAQCIDLLKTAGAVIRSKAPKTKIMIHYAGVKASDTDWFFGKVNSVDYDYIGLSYYPIWHGKDLTAVKSTIDALGTKFGKKVLIAETAYPFTLSWNDATNNIVGQIDQLVSGYDATPEGQKNYMLAIKDLVKTSKSGIGFAYWGGEWIAFKGSAAVNGSTFENQAFYDFTNKALPVLQVFSLN encoded by the coding sequence ATGAAAAAAGTCGTAATCATATTATCACTTTTAGTCTTAGCAGTTATGCAGTCTGCTTGTTCAGGCAGTGATGCTCCGGTAACACCGGTAGATCCGCCTGTTGTGGCAGATGATTTTATCAGAGCCGCAGATATTTCTTTTCTTCCGGAAATTGAAAGTGCTAAAGTTGTTTTTACTAATAACGGTAAAGCAGAAGATATGCTTACGACTTTAAAAAACTCAGGATGTAATACAATCCGAATCCGTTTATGGAAAAATCCTGCTGACGGTCATTCTGGATTGGCTGAAGTTAAAACATTAGCTGCAAGAGTAAAGCAGGCTGGTCTGAAGGTTTGGCTAACTGTTCATTACTCTGATACTTGGGCAGATCCAGGAACTCAGACTACTCCGGATGAGTGGAAAAACTTATCTTTTGCAGACTTAAAAACAGCTGTTGCCAATTATACTTCTACTATCATAACAGAGATTAATCCTGATATTATCCAAATTGGGAATGAAATAAACAGCGGTTTGCTCTGGCCTCAGGGACATTTGATTAATCAAGAAGCACAATGTATTGATTTATTAAAAACTGCGGGCGCTGTAATTCGAAGTAAAGCACCAAAAACAAAAATCATGATTCATTATGCAGGTGTTAAAGCATCGGATACGGATTGGTTTTTTGGAAAAGTAAATTCAGTAGATTATGATTATATTGGACTTTCTTACTATCCTATCTGGCACGGTAAAGATTTGACAGCTGTCAAAAGTACGATTGATGCATTGGGAACTAAATTTGGTAAAAAAGTACTCATTGCCGAAACTGCTTATCCATTTACTTTAAGCTGGAATGATGCAACAAATAATATAGTAGGTCAAATCGATCAGCTGGTTTCGGGTTATGATGCAACTCCTGAAGGACAAAAGAATTATATGTTAGCAATCAAAGATCTTGTAAAAACTTCTAAATCCGGAATTGGATTTGCTTACTGGGGAGGAGAATGGATTGCTTTCAAAGGAAGTGCTGCGGTTAATGGTTCTACGTTCGAAAACCAGGCGTTCTATGATTTTACAAATAAAGCACTGCCTGTTTTACAGGTTTTTAGTTTAAATTAA
- a CDS encoding aldose epimerase family protein — translation MEIKRNSQIKTVSVKNFFGLMPDKEEVYSYELFNKNGMSLKIITYGATVTELKVPLKNGQIVDVVLGFDTLEGYLQSFQLEGPPYMGTTVGRFAGRIHNGSFELNGQKILLNKNNNGNSLHGGSVGFSQKIWTVEKVTEGDNPSVTLSYTSPANEENYPGSLAVEVTYTLTEENELLIQYAGKSTEDTVVNLTNHSYFNLEGHSSNVKDQDLIVNADQMLEKSADNIPTGRYLETAGSSFDFLTAKKCPSEIDNTFVVTHKDEAAAVLFSNKNNLKMTVYTDQPGVHIYVGGNCFNKVKGKENADYHPLSGICFETQNFPDAPNHEHFPSAVLKKGDEYTHETVYKFQ, via the coding sequence ATGGAAATAAAACGCAATTCACAAATTAAGACAGTTTCTGTAAAGAATTTTTTCGGTTTAATGCCAGATAAGGAAGAAGTATACTCTTATGAGTTATTTAATAAAAATGGAATGTCCTTAAAAATAATTACTTACGGAGCTACTGTAACAGAGCTGAAGGTTCCTTTGAAAAACGGCCAAATTGTAGATGTCGTTTTGGGATTTGATACTTTGGAGGGTTATCTGCAGTCTTTTCAGTTAGAAGGCCCGCCTTATATGGGAACTACTGTAGGGCGTTTTGCAGGAAGGATTCATAACGGTTCTTTTGAATTGAACGGGCAAAAAATACTTTTGAATAAAAACAATAATGGCAATTCTTTACACGGCGGTTCTGTTGGGTTTAGCCAAAAAATCTGGACGGTTGAAAAAGTGACAGAAGGTGATAATCCATCAGTTACTTTGAGTTATACCAGTCCTGCAAATGAGGAGAATTACCCAGGGAGTTTAGCTGTTGAGGTGACTTATACATTGACAGAAGAAAATGAACTGCTGATTCAATACGCAGGAAAATCAACTGAGGATACCGTAGTGAATCTAACGAATCATAGTTATTTTAATTTAGAAGGCCATTCGTCTAATGTAAAAGATCAGGATTTAATTGTCAATGCGGATCAAATGCTGGAAAAATCAGCTGATAATATTCCAACTGGTAGGTATCTGGAAACAGCAGGTTCTTCTTTTGATTTTCTGACAGCAAAAAAATGCCCTTCTGAAATTGATAACACTTTTGTTGTAACGCACAAAGATGAAGCTGCGGCTGTTCTTTTCAGTAATAAAAATAATCTGAAAATGACAGTGTATACTGATCAGCCAGGAGTTCATATCTATGTTGGCGGTAATTGTTTTAATAAAGTAAAAGGAAAAGAGAATGCCGATTATCACCCATTAAGCGGTATTTGTTTTGAAACACAGAATTTCCCAGATGCGCCAAATCACGAACACTTTCCTAGTGCAGTCCTTAAAAAAGGAGACGAATATACTCATGAAACGGTTTATAAATTTCAGTAA
- a CDS encoding GntR family transcriptional regulator: protein MKIISIQDNLGIPKYKQIIQSIEKAIDEEKLVKGDRLPSVNKVCLAFSLSRDTVLLGYDDLKKRGIIYAIPGKGYYVKSVEINIKQKIFLLFDELNTFKEDIYNSFLKNIGKNVQVDIFFHHFNVTVFQKLLNDSNGNYTKYIIMPTNLTGIVESIKTLPVNDVIILDQTNDELKSFPAIYQNHKKDIFEGLYKGKTKLNKYKKLIMIFPGFREPLNMKIGFENFCSEYAFDYEVINEFSESEITIGGVYIIPNDRDLVLVIEKAREQNLKLGTDFGIISYNETPLKKVVSNGITTISTDFSTMGKLLAQMVLRGKKEQIENKCALIIRNSL from the coding sequence ATGAAAATCATTTCTATCCAAGACAACCTCGGAATTCCAAAATACAAACAGATAATTCAGTCCATTGAAAAAGCAATTGACGAAGAAAAACTTGTAAAAGGAGACCGCCTTCCCTCGGTAAATAAAGTCTGCCTTGCTTTTTCATTATCCCGTGACACCGTCTTATTAGGATATGATGATCTCAAAAAAAGAGGAATTATTTATGCCATTCCCGGCAAAGGATATTATGTAAAAAGTGTTGAAATCAATATAAAACAAAAAATATTTCTGCTCTTTGATGAGCTCAATACGTTTAAAGAAGACATTTATAACTCATTTTTAAAAAATATTGGAAAAAACGTACAGGTAGACATTTTTTTTCATCATTTCAATGTTACTGTTTTTCAGAAACTGCTGAATGACAGTAATGGAAATTATACTAAATACATCATTATGCCAACCAATTTAACCGGCATAGTGGAATCGATAAAAACCCTACCAGTAAATGACGTAATCATCCTCGATCAAACCAATGATGAACTAAAATCATTTCCGGCTATTTACCAAAACCACAAAAAAGACATCTTCGAAGGATTATATAAAGGAAAAACAAAACTCAACAAGTATAAAAAACTTATTATGATTTTCCCCGGATTTAGAGAACCGCTGAATATGAAGATTGGATTTGAAAATTTTTGCTCAGAATATGCTTTTGACTATGAAGTCATCAATGAATTTTCAGAGAGCGAGATAACTATTGGCGGTGTTTACATTATTCCAAATGACAGGGATTTGGTTCTTGTGATTGAGAAAGCCCGAGAGCAAAACTTAAAACTGGGAACTGATTTTGGCATCATTTCGTATAATGAAACTCCGTTAAAGAAAGTAGTATCTAATGGAATCACAACAATTTCAACCGATTTTAGTACTATGGGAAAACTTTTGGCACAAATGGTTCTTCGGGGAAAAAAAGAACAAATTGAAAACAAGTGTGCTTTAATTATCAGAAATTCATTGTAG
- a CDS encoding NPCBM/NEW2 domain-containing protein → MIHFKHNKTVFLFLFFTIISHTAQSQTKSSFHDWASTPPMGWNSWDCFGPTVTEAEVKANADYMSKYLKPYGWDYIVVDIRWYVGNDKSHGYNEKDPDYVLDQYGRFMPAVNRFPSAAGGKGFKPLADYLHKKGLKFGIHIMRGIPVIAVKQNLPIKGTNLKAQDIYSDKDQCTWLHDMYTVIPTKPGAQEYYNSLFELYASWGLDFVKIDDLSSPIYFEGEIDIIRKAIDRTGRKIVLSTSPGETPIAHADHVQKSANMWRTVGDFWDSWQQLKDHFEVFERWNKWRAYGAYPDGDMLPLGRIGIRAERGDPRMTAFTKDEQYTLMTLWSIFKSPLMFGGNLPDNDPFTLSLLTNKNVLKVLNESTNNKTLFTDKDKAAWIADDPKTGAKYLAVFNTVDQISISEEKAVWNSEIISRSTPKQSTTVNIDITGAKKLYLVVNDAGDNTDWDHADWINPTLYNEKDSLKLTNIKWKKATSGWQKPKINQSISGNALTVNKVKYENGIGTHSNSIIEFDLPEGYTRFKATVGLDEACISQNVGATVKFFVFTQNPSGPPPPPSAKIPISLKNIGLMDKYIITDLWSGKKVGEFSGEFTPEINLHGAGLYKIVKVSNK, encoded by the coding sequence ATGATTCATTTTAAACACAATAAAACAGTTTTCCTCTTTTTATTCTTTACAATAATCAGTCATACTGCACAATCTCAAACCAAGAGCAGTTTTCATGACTGGGCATCAACTCCTCCTATGGGATGGAACAGCTGGGACTGCTTTGGCCCTACTGTTACCGAAGCCGAAGTCAAAGCCAACGCCGACTATATGTCAAAATATTTAAAACCTTATGGCTGGGATTATATTGTAGTCGATATCAGATGGTATGTAGGGAATGACAAATCACATGGTTATAATGAAAAAGATCCTGATTATGTATTGGATCAATACGGCCGTTTTATGCCGGCTGTAAACCGCTTCCCTTCGGCTGCAGGCGGAAAAGGTTTTAAACCATTAGCAGATTATCTGCATAAAAAAGGATTAAAATTCGGGATTCACATTATGCGCGGGATTCCGGTAATAGCTGTAAAACAAAATTTACCTATAAAAGGTACAAATTTAAAAGCACAGGATATTTATTCAGACAAAGACCAATGTACTTGGCTGCACGATATGTACACTGTAATTCCGACGAAACCTGGCGCACAGGAATATTACAATTCACTTTTTGAACTGTATGCTTCTTGGGGACTTGATTTTGTAAAGATTGACGACCTCTCTTCTCCTATTTATTTTGAAGGCGAAATAGATATCATCCGCAAAGCAATTGACCGCACGGGACGTAAAATAGTTCTAAGCACTTCTCCCGGAGAAACACCAATCGCACACGCAGACCACGTTCAGAAAAGTGCCAATATGTGGCGTACTGTCGGAGACTTTTGGGACAGCTGGCAGCAATTGAAAGACCATTTCGAAGTTTTTGAACGCTGGAACAAATGGCGTGCTTATGGAGCTTATCCCGATGGCGACATGCTTCCTTTGGGACGCATTGGAATTAGAGCCGAAAGAGGAGATCCGCGTATGACCGCTTTTACCAAAGATGAGCAGTATACTTTAATGACTTTGTGGAGTATTTTTAAATCTCCATTAATGTTTGGCGGTAATCTTCCAGATAATGACCCTTTCACGCTTTCGTTATTAACCAATAAAAATGTATTGAAAGTCCTTAACGAAAGTACAAACAACAAAACTCTTTTTACCGATAAAGACAAAGCTGCCTGGATTGCTGACGACCCAAAAACTGGAGCAAAATATTTAGCCGTTTTCAATACAGTAGACCAAATTTCAATCTCCGAAGAAAAAGCAGTCTGGAACAGCGAAATAATATCAAGATCTACTCCAAAGCAAAGCACGACTGTGAATATTGATATTACAGGTGCCAAAAAATTATATTTGGTAGTAAACGACGCTGGTGACAATACCGATTGGGATCATGCAGACTGGATTAATCCAACTTTATATAATGAAAAAGACTCTCTGAAACTTACTAATATAAAATGGAAAAAAGCAACTTCAGGATGGCAGAAGCCAAAGATTAACCAAAGTATTTCCGGTAATGCGCTTACAGTGAATAAAGTTAAATATGAAAACGGTATCGGGACGCACTCTAATTCAATTATAGAATTTGATCTGCCCGAAGGTTATACGCGCTTCAAAGCCACAGTTGGTCTGGACGAAGCCTGTATCTCCCAAAACGTGGGTGCTACGGTGAAATTTTTTGTATTTACCCAAAATCCATCCGGACCGCCGCCGCCGCCGAGCGCAAAAATTCCAATCAGCCTTAAAAACATTGGACTTATGGACAAATACATAATTACCGATTTATGGTCTGGGAAAAAAGTTGGAGAATTTTCGGGAGAGTTTACTCCGGAAATCAATCTGCATGGAGCCGGGTTATATAAAATTGTCAAAGTATCTAATAAATAG